A window of the Dermatophagoides farinae isolate YC_2012a chromosome 2, ASM2471394v1, whole genome shotgun sequence genome harbors these coding sequences:
- the LOC124498232 gene encoding inosine triphosphate pyrophosphatase produces the protein MKTITFITGNKHKLNEIINIIGDNSMFQIVHQKIDLPEYQGDLEFIVEEKCKSAIRIVNGPVLVEDTSLNITALKGLPGPYIKWFMDAIGAEGLPRIIKDWHDKTATAICMMAFMEHIDGPVHIFRGMIDGKIVHPRGRLDFGWDPCFQPNGYQQTYGEMDYSLKNTISHRFICTTKLKEFLLNYSFN, from the exons atgaaaacaataacattCATAACCGGAAACAAacataaattgaatgaaattataaatataattggtgataattcaatgtttcaa ATTGTCCATCAGAAAATTGATTTGCCAGAATATCAAGGAGATTTAGAATTTattgttgaagaaaaatgtaAAAGTGCTATCCGTATTGTAAATGGACCAGTATTGGTCGAGGATACTTCACTCAA CATTACAGCCTTGAAAGGATTACCTGGTCCTTATATAAAATGGTTTATGGATGCAATAGGTGCGGAAGGTCTGCCTAGAATAATAAAAGATTGGCATGATAAAACAGCAACAGCCATTTGTATGATGGCTTTCATGGAACATATCGATGGCCCTGTTCATATTTTTCGCGGTATGATCGATggaaaaattgttcatcCAAGAGGCCGTCTTGATTTTGGTTGGGATCCTTGTTTTCAGCCAAATGGATATCAACAAACGTATGGAGAAATGgattattcattaaaaaacaCTATATCACATCGTTTCATTTgtacaacaaaattgaaagaatttctACTCAATTATAGTTttaattaa
- the Pop1 gene encoding POP1 ribonuclease P/MRP subunit, with the protein MDIDIPDEISIYNFIHSHIVEINALKKQCQTKQCKNVLQRVPRHIRRRAASNNPKRLPKNLQKFIPQIKSTNKTLLNKRSSKRRQCKRKIRKRNKDSRRTILHMWFTKRFKMELLWNIFIPWKNNMKNQRILYRGTKNGSLCYYLPFLKTFLLQSLDSNIESIYGQLSNFIPALQLEQLKTVPVHHSIKINLYEYEKYPYNLIGPCDVVKIERNDNLSLSFTAHQLFFEAILEQFLEHNITLSFEPIDCSCVRLYGPHSFARLSKKIGKKIPTLEHEKWHGLDLDQSTNLNFSMFFNNLEKEIIAFKQYRLDNQIETIEILIPNQNLKKIWNKINANMAHLVGGLRDLEVMTVDTNTLLYPQIGYRDCMFNRSKNPNTSCAIGFNFENKYIIRSHEILSSLDTYHSVDKIVCNIIDPENALIQVMVDYLRGTPNTDDIIIVPKSLDHLSISTDDGDCLKTENIINTVNDDDHEPIGLIEYGCFSMRMAHSRAIGIISLQGLEKLFMVNQNRTQMYTLVKTKFNHFRMVTISLIIC; encoded by the exons ATGGATATTGACATTCCTGATG AAATATCAATctataattttattcattctcatATCGTCGAGATAAatgcattgaaaaaacaatgtcaaacaaaacaatgtaAAAATGTTTTGCAACGCGTACCTCGCCATATACGAAGACGAGCTGCTAGTAATAATCCAAAACGTTTGCcaaaaaatttgcaaaaaTTCATACCACAAATTAAATCTACAAACAAAACTTTATTAAACAAAAGATCATCAAAACGACGACAATGTAAACGAAAAATCCGTAAACGTAATAAGGATTCTCGCCGTACCATTTTACATATGTGGTTTACAAAACGTTTCAAAATGGAATTGTTatggaatatttttattccatggaaaaataatatgaaaaatcaaagaatctTATATCGTGGTACCAAGAACGGTAGCCTATGTTATTATCTGCCATTTTTAAAAACATTTCTATTACAATCACTGGATTCCAACATTGAAAGTATTTATGGACAactttcaaattttattccaGCCTTGCAACTGGAGCAACTGAAAACAGTTCCTGTTCATCATTCTATCAAGATAAATTTATATGAATACGAAAAATATCCATATAATTTAATCGGTCCTTGTGATGTTGTCAAAATCGAACGAAATGACAATTTATCTTTATCCTTTACAGCacatcaactttttttcgaAGCCATATTGGAACAATTTCTTGAACACAATatcacattatcatttgagCCAATAGATTGTTCTTGCGTTCGTCTTTATGGTCCACATTCATTTGCACGTCtcagcaaaaaaattggaaaaaaaattccaacatTGGAACATGAAAAATGGCATGGTTTGGATCTAGATCAATCaacgaatttgaatttttcaatgtttttcaataatttggaaaaagaaattattgcATTTAAACAGTATCGtcttgataatcaaattgaaacaattgagATTTTAAttccaaatcaaaatttgaaaaaaatttggaataaaattaatgCAAACATGGCACATTTGGTTGGCGGGCTACGTGATTTAGAAGTGATGACAGTCGATACCAATACATTACTGTATCCACAAATCGGTTATAGAGATTGTATGTTTAATCGTAGTAAAAACCCGAATACATCTTGTGCaattggattcaattttgaGAACAAATATATCATTCGAAGTCATGAAATTTTATCCAGCCTCGATACCTATCATTCAGTTGATAAAATTGTCTGCAATATTATTGACCCCGAAAATGCTCTGATCCAGGTCATGGTGGATTATCTAAGAGGCACGCCCAATACTGATGACATAATTATAGTTCCCAAATCATTGGATCATTTATCGATATCtactgatgatggtgattgtttgaaaactgaaaatattatcaatactgttaatgatgatgatcatgaaccTATCGGTTTAATTGAATACGGATGTTTTTCAATGCGAATGGCCCATTCACGTGCCATCGGTATCATTTCTCTTCAAGGcttggaaaaattatttatggTCAACCAGAATCGAACGCAAATGTATACATtggtcaaaacaaaatttaatcattttagAATGGTTACAATTTCTCTTATTATTTGTTAA
- the Lipt2 gene encoding lipoyl(octanoyl) transferase 2, whose protein sequence is MYPPKIRVIDLNRLKYSTALYIQQKLFTKVQQESATNSGPNYLIFVEHDPVYTIGIRSKQYSDKEFQEKLRQLGADFSLTNRGGLITFHGHGQLVAYPIVNLKNFPITKNSVKKFVCQLESTIMDVCSEFGIKAARLDGYPGVWVDSERKIAALGIHCSRYVTMHGVAINCNVNLGWFDHIVPCGIEDKSVTSISNELNKNISIDQVKPLFLKHFCDKLECQIEKH, encoded by the coding sequence atgtACCCCCCAAAAATACGAgtcattgatttgaatcgTCTTAAATATAGTACAGCTTTatatatacaacaaaaattatttaccAAAGTTCAACAAGAATCAGCGACAAATTCAGGACCAAATTATTTAATATTCGTTGAACATGATCCAGTTTATACAATTGGTATTCGAAGTAAACAATATTCGGATAAAGAATTTCAAGAAAAACTTCGACAATTAGGAGCAGATTTTTCTTTAACAAATCGTGGTGGATTAATAACATTTCATGGTCACGGTCAACTAGTTGCCTATCCAATCGTGAATCTTAAAAATTTTCCCATTACCAAAAATAGTgttaaaaaatttgtttgtcaacTTGAATCAACAATTATGGATGTTTGCAGCGAATTCGGAATCAAAGCAGCCAGATTGGATGGTTATCCTGGCGTTTGGGTAGATTCAGAACGAAAGATTGCTGCTCTTGGCATCCATTGTAGTCGATATGTAACGATGCATGGAGTGGCTATCAATTGTAATGTCAATCTTGGTTGGTTTGATCACATTGTTCCATGTGGAATTGAAGATAAATCAGTTacatcaatatcaaatgaattaaataagAATATTTCCATTGATCAAGTAAAGCCACtatttttgaaacatttttgtgATAAATTAGAatgtcaaattgaaaaacattaa